From a single Cyclobacterium marinum DSM 745 genomic region:
- a CDS encoding glycoside hydrolase family 31 protein, whose protein sequence is MKYFYSWFLFLSLVFASTAQEIHWENTAPGVWKGTLGEAEKYNLLTASGAIPNFTALTKLGKPPFPMSKDKISGRLQDGKTYLQLPLIKGEEIYGFGLNFKTIHQRGRILRLHVDHYGGQDNGRTHAPVPFYVTSEGYGVFINSSRYLDIYAGSGSRLDSDNPAEALDRNTDPLWTATPYSDAVEILIPAKGVEFYIFAGPSMLEAIQRFNLFNGGGPIPPRWGLGFTQRVHRLYDQKQVLAEAEEFESKGYPLDFIGLEPGWQSKSYPNTFAWDPTRFPHPEKLIQQLKDKNISLNLWINPYVSPEADFYNTLKPYYGSHTVWAGAVPDLSIPEAQALYWKTFNKEHVLPGVSGYKIDEVDGYDRWLWPDVARFPSGLAAEQMRQTYGLLVQKQSSQLFRDQNRRTYGLVRASNGGGVSFPYVIYNDYYDHRDFITALINSGFSGLLWTPEARASKSAEEWLRRFQTVVFSPMAMINAWASNTKPWSYPEVAEEVKEMALLRMKMMPYWYSAFADYHFEGIPPFRAMQLESGFTLKPQGPKNELTDLEENPYEEAIKKEITDQYMAGPSLLVAPLFAGEKSRSVVLPKGNWYDFYTGIYVGNGEIITVEGRLDQIPVFVKDGGIIPMMKSRLHAPGKGERYDLEIFHYGEAPSHFSLYDDDGISYDYEKGHYSWREIKVFKGSDEQWKGSISPAKAQKPNNIENIRWVFMTEGNGKNPLK, encoded by the coding sequence ATGAAATATTTTTATTCGTGGTTCCTATTCCTATCCCTTGTTTTTGCAAGCACTGCTCAGGAAATCCATTGGGAAAATACCGCGCCTGGTGTATGGAAAGGCACCTTGGGAGAGGCTGAGAAATACAATCTATTGACTGCTTCGGGCGCAATACCCAATTTTACTGCTTTGACCAAACTGGGCAAGCCACCTTTCCCCATGAGTAAAGACAAAATCTCAGGCAGATTACAAGATGGAAAAACCTATCTTCAATTGCCACTAATAAAAGGAGAAGAGATTTATGGGTTCGGGTTAAATTTCAAAACCATTCATCAAAGAGGAAGGATATTGCGCCTACATGTGGATCATTATGGCGGCCAGGACAATGGAAGAACGCACGCCCCTGTTCCATTTTATGTGACAAGTGAAGGCTATGGGGTTTTCATCAATTCTTCGAGGTACTTGGATATCTATGCAGGCAGTGGATCTAGGCTAGACAGTGACAATCCTGCAGAAGCTTTAGACAGAAATACGGACCCTTTATGGACGGCCACACCATATTCTGATGCCGTGGAAATTTTGATCCCTGCCAAAGGGGTAGAATTTTATATTTTTGCCGGTCCTTCCATGCTGGAAGCCATTCAACGGTTTAATTTATTTAATGGAGGAGGCCCAATCCCTCCCCGATGGGGACTTGGTTTCACTCAAAGGGTTCACCGACTATATGACCAAAAACAAGTATTGGCTGAAGCAGAGGAATTTGAATCCAAGGGCTATCCTTTGGATTTCATTGGTCTTGAACCGGGCTGGCAAAGCAAGTCCTACCCTAATACTTTCGCATGGGATCCCACACGCTTCCCCCACCCGGAAAAGCTTATACAGCAGCTAAAAGACAAAAATATTAGTTTAAACCTTTGGATCAATCCTTATGTTTCCCCGGAGGCAGATTTTTATAACACACTTAAACCATACTATGGAAGCCATACGGTTTGGGCCGGAGCTGTTCCTGACCTCAGCATTCCGGAAGCTCAGGCATTGTACTGGAAAACCTTTAATAAAGAACACGTTCTTCCGGGAGTAAGTGGATATAAAATTGATGAAGTGGACGGTTATGATCGTTGGCTTTGGCCGGATGTGGCCCGATTCCCATCCGGACTTGCTGCTGAACAAATGCGGCAGACTTATGGTTTGCTGGTTCAAAAACAATCAAGTCAACTATTTCGAGACCAAAACCGGAGGACTTACGGACTGGTAAGGGCTTCAAATGGTGGAGGTGTTTCTTTTCCCTATGTCATTTACAATGATTATTATGACCACAGAGATTTTATCACAGCCCTTATCAACAGTGGATTTTCCGGACTATTATGGACACCAGAAGCAAGGGCATCCAAAAGCGCAGAGGAATGGTTGAGAAGATTTCAAACGGTGGTCTTTTCACCCATGGCCATGATCAATGCTTGGGCTAGTAACACCAAACCTTGGTCTTATCCGGAGGTAGCCGAAGAGGTAAAAGAAATGGCACTGTTAAGAATGAAAATGATGCCATATTGGTACAGTGCTTTTGCTGATTACCATTTTGAAGGAATCCCTCCTTTTCGTGCGATGCAGCTGGAGTCAGGTTTTACCCTCAAACCCCAAGGGCCAAAAAATGAACTTACGGACCTTGAAGAAAACCCCTACGAAGAAGCAATAAAAAAAGAAATTACAGACCAATACATGGCCGGGCCATCATTGTTGGTAGCTCCTTTATTTGCCGGGGAGAAAAGTCGCAGTGTAGTATTACCTAAAGGAAATTGGTATGACTTTTACACAGGAATATACGTAGGAAATGGAGAAATAATCACCGTAGAAGGTCGCTTGGATCAAATCCCTGTTTTTGTAAAGGATGGAGGAATTATACCTATGATGAAATCCCGATTACATGCCCCGGGAAAGGGAGAGCGATATGACCTGGAAATTTTTCATTATGGAGAGGCTCCAAGCCACTTTTCTTTGTATGATGACGACGGAATTTCGTATGATTATGAAAAAGGGCACTATTCTTGGAGAGAAATTAAGGTATTTAAGGGGAGTGATGAACAGTGGAAAGGCTCAATTTCTCCTGCTAAGGCACAAAAACCGAACAATATTGAAAATATACGCTGGGTATTTATGACTGAAGGAAATGGAAAAAACCCACTAAAATAA
- the typA gene encoding translational GTPase TypA has protein sequence MQSIRNIAIIAHVDHGKTTLVDKIIHASKIFRENQQFEDLILDNNDLERERGITILSKNVSVRYKDTKINIIDTPGHADFGGEVERVLKMADGVILLVDAFEGPMPQTRFVLGKALELGLTPIVVINKVDKENCRPDEVHEAVFELMFNLDATEEQLEFHTLYGSAKNNWMGEDWKNPNDSILPLLDAVVKYIPEPKIDEGSTQMQITSLDFSNFVGRIAIGRVKRGSIKEGQQYALCKEDGVVKRVKVKELHVFEGLGKNKVTEVQAGDICAITGVEGFDIGDTIADLENPEPLDRISIDEPTMNMLFTINNSPFFGKEGKFVTSRHLRERLMKETEKNLALRVEPTDSEDKFLVYGRGILHLSVLIETMRREGYELQVGQPQVIYKTIDGAKHEPIETLVVDVPESSAGKVIELATQRKGELLVMEPKGDLQHLEFSIPSRGLIGLRNNVLTATQGEAIMNHRFSSYEPFKGTIPGRINGSLISMESGQCTAYAIDKLQDRGIFFVDPGDELYTGMVIGEHSRDNDIVVNVKKGKQLTNMRASGSDNNAKIAPAKKFSLEESMEYIQKDEYLEITPKSIRMRKIHLEENERNRAAKAQNA, from the coding sequence ATGCAGAGTATTCGAAATATTGCAATTATTGCACACGTTGACCACGGAAAGACAACCTTGGTAGATAAAATTATACACGCCTCTAAAATTTTCAGAGAAAATCAGCAGTTTGAAGACCTTATATTGGACAACAATGATCTGGAAAGAGAGAGAGGAATTACCATTTTATCAAAAAATGTTTCTGTAAGGTACAAAGATACCAAAATTAACATTATTGATACTCCCGGTCACGCCGATTTCGGTGGTGAAGTAGAGCGAGTTTTGAAAATGGCTGATGGTGTTATTCTTTTGGTCGACGCTTTTGAAGGACCCATGCCACAAACCCGTTTTGTGTTAGGCAAAGCCTTGGAGCTAGGTCTTACCCCTATCGTAGTCATCAATAAGGTGGACAAAGAAAACTGTCGTCCAGACGAAGTTCATGAAGCAGTTTTTGAATTAATGTTCAACCTTGATGCAACAGAAGAGCAACTAGAATTCCATACTTTGTATGGCTCTGCCAAAAACAACTGGATGGGTGAAGACTGGAAGAATCCTAATGATAGCATTCTACCGCTTTTAGATGCAGTTGTCAAATACATTCCGGAACCGAAAATCGATGAGGGAAGCACTCAAATGCAAATCACTTCTTTAGATTTTTCAAATTTCGTAGGTCGTATAGCCATCGGAAGGGTAAAAAGAGGAAGCATTAAAGAAGGTCAGCAATACGCCCTTTGCAAAGAAGACGGTGTAGTTAAGCGAGTTAAAGTTAAAGAACTTCATGTTTTCGAAGGTCTTGGTAAAAATAAAGTAACAGAAGTTCAAGCAGGAGACATTTGCGCTATCACAGGTGTAGAAGGTTTTGATATTGGGGACACCATTGCAGACCTTGAAAATCCTGAACCTTTGGATAGGATCTCAATTGATGAGCCTACCATGAACATGCTTTTCACCATCAACAATTCTCCTTTCTTCGGAAAGGAAGGAAAGTTTGTAACTTCTCGCCATTTGAGAGAAAGGTTAATGAAGGAAACGGAGAAAAACCTTGCTTTGAGAGTAGAACCAACTGATAGTGAAGATAAATTCTTGGTTTATGGTAGAGGTATTCTCCATTTGTCCGTTCTTATCGAAACCATGCGAAGAGAAGGTTATGAGTTGCAAGTAGGACAGCCGCAGGTAATCTATAAAACGATTGATGGAGCGAAGCATGAGCCTATTGAAACATTGGTAGTAGACGTACCTGAGTCATCTGCCGGAAAAGTGATAGAGCTAGCTACCCAGAGAAAGGGAGAACTTTTGGTAATGGAGCCAAAAGGAGATTTACAACACCTTGAGTTCAGCATCCCGTCAAGAGGGTTGATTGGTCTAAGAAACAATGTATTGACTGCCACACAAGGAGAAGCGATCATGAATCACCGATTCTCTTCATACGAACCTTTTAAAGGTACAATTCCAGGAAGAATTAATGGTTCTCTAATATCTATGGAATCCGGTCAATGTACCGCTTATGCCATCGATAAATTACAAGATAGAGGAATCTTTTTTGTAGATCCAGGAGACGAGCTTTATACAGGAATGGTTATTGGTGAGCACTCTCGGGACAATGACATTGTAGTAAACGTGAAAAAAGGTAAGCAACTTACCAATATGCGAGCCTCCGGTTCAGATAACAACGCGAAGATAGCTCCCGCAAAAAAATTCTCCTTAGAAGAGTCTATGGAATACATCCAAAAAGATGAATACCTAGAAATAACGCCTAAAAGTATTCGGATGAGAAAAATTCATCTGGAAGAGAATGAAAGAAATAGAGCGGCAAAAGCACAAAATGCTTAA
- the pfkA gene encoding 6-phosphofructokinase translates to MKKIAVYTSGGDSPGMNACVRAVVRTGIYHNLDVYSIKYGYDGIINGNISKMESHSVSNILQRGGTILKSARSNEFRTKEGRKKAYDQLTKHGIDGLVAIGGDGTFTGAKIFYEEFGIPVVGCPGTIDNDIYGTDYTIGFDTAVNTALEAIDKIRDTAAAHDRVFFVEVMGRDSGYIAVECAIGGGAEVVMVPETITTSKQVSDYLKNLRESKTSSIVVVAEGDEEGDAATIMAKVKSEFVGEEEKKFKVTTLGHIQRGGSPTAKDRLLGSRSGLAAVEGLLNGKFNCMAGIINDQVVYTPFDDCINKNKPLNKDYLRLQEILSI, encoded by the coding sequence ATGAAAAAAATTGCAGTTTATACCTCTGGTGGGGATTCGCCCGGAATGAACGCTTGCGTCAGGGCAGTAGTAAGGACAGGAATTTATCATAACCTGGATGTATACAGCATCAAATACGGATACGATGGCATCATCAATGGGAATATTTCAAAAATGGAATCCCATTCGGTTAGCAACATACTTCAAAGGGGCGGTACCATTTTAAAATCCGCTAGAAGCAATGAATTCCGCACCAAAGAAGGGAGAAAAAAAGCCTATGATCAATTGACCAAGCACGGCATAGATGGCCTTGTGGCCATAGGTGGTGATGGTACTTTTACCGGTGCTAAAATATTTTATGAGGAATTCGGAATTCCTGTAGTAGGTTGTCCCGGCACCATTGACAACGACATCTATGGTACCGATTACACCATTGGTTTCGACACAGCTGTAAATACAGCTTTGGAAGCAATAGATAAGATCAGGGATACAGCAGCAGCACATGACCGTGTCTTTTTTGTGGAAGTAATGGGCAGAGACAGTGGCTATATCGCTGTAGAATGTGCCATAGGCGGTGGAGCTGAAGTAGTGATGGTACCTGAAACAATAACCACCTCAAAGCAAGTGTCTGATTACTTAAAAAATTTAAGAGAATCTAAAACATCAAGCATAGTGGTGGTGGCCGAAGGTGATGAAGAAGGTGATGCGGCCACCATTATGGCAAAAGTGAAGTCCGAATTTGTAGGAGAAGAAGAAAAGAAGTTTAAAGTGACCACCCTTGGGCATATTCAGCGAGGTGGGAGCCCTACAGCCAAAGATAGGTTATTGGGTAGCCGAAGCGGATTGGCCGCAGTAGAGGGCTTGCTAAATGGTAAATTCAACTGTATGGCCGGTATTATTAATGATCAGGTCGTTTACACTCCATTCGACGATTGCATCAACAAAAACAAGCCATTGAACAAAGACTACTTAAGATTGCAAGAGATTTTAAGTATTTAA
- the miaA gene encoding tRNA (adenosine(37)-N6)-dimethylallyltransferase MiaA: MTPFNKIILVIAGPTAVGKTDLCINLAKKFNTVIISSDSRQFFQEINIGTAKPSKEELDMVPHFFIGNKSIHEPYDVRSYEVEALSCIGDLFKEKDLLLLTGGSGLYTDAVINGLDDMPKIAPEIRQELNLLYAKEGIFPLQEMLKKLDPNYYGKVDLQNPQRLIRALEVCQGTGRKYSDFRVRKKVERPFKTIKIALNRDREELYSRIDRRMDKMIAEGLFEEAEKMHPYKNRNALNTVGYKEIFGYLEGEYDREEAIRLLKRNSRRYAKRQVTWLKRDEAYHWFHPDDVNGILSLVHDQRG; encoded by the coding sequence TTGACTCCTTTTAATAAAATAATTCTGGTGATAGCAGGCCCAACAGCTGTTGGAAAAACTGATTTGTGCATAAATTTAGCCAAAAAATTTAATACTGTCATAATATCATCCGATAGTAGACAATTTTTTCAAGAAATTAATATAGGGACAGCCAAACCAAGCAAGGAAGAATTGGACATGGTACCCCACTTTTTTATTGGCAATAAATCTATTCACGAACCTTATGACGTTAGATCTTATGAAGTTGAGGCCCTTTCGTGTATAGGTGATTTATTTAAAGAGAAGGACCTACTCCTATTAACAGGAGGTTCAGGGTTGTATACGGATGCTGTGATAAATGGTTTGGATGATATGCCCAAAATAGCTCCGGAAATCCGACAAGAATTAAATTTGCTATACGCCAAAGAAGGTATTTTCCCTCTTCAAGAAATGTTGAAAAAACTAGATCCCAATTATTATGGTAAAGTAGACCTGCAAAATCCTCAACGTTTGATTAGAGCCCTGGAAGTTTGCCAAGGTACAGGTAGAAAATACAGTGATTTCAGGGTTCGAAAAAAGGTTGAACGACCCTTTAAAACGATCAAAATTGCCTTGAATAGGGATAGAGAGGAACTTTACAGCAGAATAGACAGACGAATGGATAAAATGATTGCTGAAGGGCTGTTTGAAGAAGCTGAAAAAATGCACCCCTACAAAAACAGGAATGCTTTGAATACTGTTGGTTATAAAGAGATATTTGGTTACCTAGAGGGTGAATATGACCGAGAGGAAGCCATCAGACTCCTTAAAAGAAATTCCAGAAGATATGCCAAGAGACAGGTGACCTGGTTAAAAAGGGATGAAGCATACCATTGGTTTCATCCTGACGATGTCAATGGTATACTTTCCTTAGTGCATGATCAAAGGGGTTGA
- a CDS encoding Hpt domain-containing response regulator, with the protein MKNKKVLIVDDNALNRKVFENVIGHNYFFESAGDGLEAIALLKENEYDIVLMDIQMPKLDGISCLKIIKEEEITDIPVIAISAYSNQGDREYFLSTGFDDFIAKPVKPKDLLETIHFHLNHQKNRVIISEKDKDIDVDINESVIQQLLKYHSLENIKSVYKDFLEEAENLTEEIKLLADFNKFEEIGEKLHILKGNSGTLGINMMYKVTTLFENKIKNSSKVALTDDIDQLETSLSKFKTLVENDKIFIKYE; encoded by the coding sequence ATGAAAAACAAAAAAGTCTTGATCGTAGACGACAATGCCCTCAACAGAAAAGTCTTTGAGAACGTAATCGGCCACAATTATTTTTTCGAATCTGCGGGTGATGGACTGGAGGCTATAGCACTTTTAAAAGAAAACGAATACGACATCGTGTTAATGGACATCCAAATGCCAAAGCTTGACGGCATTAGTTGCCTGAAAATCATCAAAGAAGAAGAGATAACAGATATTCCTGTGATTGCAATCTCCGCTTATTCCAATCAAGGAGACCGGGAATACTTTTTATCAACAGGATTTGATGACTTTATTGCCAAGCCAGTAAAACCAAAAGATCTATTGGAAACGATTCATTTCCACCTCAACCACCAGAAAAACCGGGTAATCATATCAGAAAAAGACAAAGACATTGATGTAGATATTAATGAATCTGTCATTCAACAATTATTAAAATACCACAGCCTGGAAAATATTAAATCGGTATACAAAGATTTCTTAGAAGAAGCCGAAAACCTCACAGAAGAAATAAAATTATTGGCAGATTTTAATAAATTTGAAGAAATTGGTGAAAAACTTCACATATTGAAAGGTAATTCAGGAACACTGGGTATTAATATGATGTATAAAGTAACTACTCTTTTCGAAAATAAAATAAAAAATTCCTCGAAAGTGGCTTTGACTGATGACATTGACCAACTGGAAACAAGTCTTAGTAAGTTTAAGACCTTGGTTGAAAATGACAAAATTTTTATAAAATATGAGTGA
- a CDS encoding response regulator, which yields MSDAKKVLVAEDSSVIINLTKNVLSFENFSITAVKNGQQVLNKLAEEDFDLILMDINMPVMDGIVCTKAIRNLSDPVKSKIPIIAITGNYKNFTLDDFKKAGLDDYVQKPLDYDLLLSTVKKHIYK from the coding sequence ATGAGTGATGCAAAAAAAGTATTGGTAGCTGAAGACAGCTCTGTAATTATCAATCTAACTAAGAATGTTCTTTCTTTTGAGAATTTTTCAATAACCGCTGTTAAAAATGGTCAGCAAGTTTTAAACAAACTCGCCGAGGAAGATTTTGATTTAATTCTAATGGACATCAATATGCCTGTAATGGATGGCATCGTATGTACCAAAGCCATCAGAAACCTTTCGGACCCGGTAAAATCCAAAATCCCAATTATAGCCATTACAGGGAATTACAAAAATTTCACCCTTGATGACTTTAAGAAAGCAGGTTTGGATGACTATGTCCAAAAACCTTTGGACTATGATTTATTATTATCAACTGTGAAAAAACATATTTATAAGTAA
- a CDS encoding MBL fold metallo-hydrolase produces MNITFLGTGTSQGVPVIGCNCNVCSSLDYRDKRLRSSLHLDINGQSIVIDTGPDFRTQMLRAPITQLDAVVYTHEHKDHTAGLDDIRPFNFKQQMDIPLFATAQVLDQIKKEFSYIFAPTKYPGVPKVILNEITNTPFHIKGIQFNPIQVMHHKLPVLGYRIGDFTYITDANYVSPEEIKKIKGSKILVINALQIKPHISHFTLAEALEFIKHVAPEKAYLTHISHQMGTHREVSLSLPPNVEIAFDGMKLHL; encoded by the coding sequence TTGAATATTACATTTTTAGGAACCGGAACCTCCCAGGGAGTTCCGGTAATTGGTTGTAACTGTAATGTTTGTTCCTCATTGGATTACAGAGACAAGCGCCTTAGATCCTCCTTACACCTAGACATAAATGGACAAAGTATTGTTATTGACACAGGACCGGATTTCAGGACCCAAATGCTCAGGGCTCCAATCACCCAACTTGATGCTGTAGTATATACTCATGAACACAAAGACCATACAGCAGGTCTTGATGACATACGACCGTTTAATTTTAAGCAGCAAATGGACATTCCTTTGTTTGCCACAGCACAAGTGCTAGACCAAATTAAAAAAGAGTTTTCCTATATATTTGCCCCTACGAAATACCCTGGAGTACCCAAAGTGATTTTAAACGAAATTACAAATACACCTTTCCATATCAAAGGGATCCAATTTAATCCGATTCAGGTGATGCATCACAAGCTTCCTGTTCTAGGGTATAGAATTGGGGATTTCACTTATATCACAGATGCCAATTATGTTTCTCCAGAAGAAATAAAAAAAATAAAAGGGAGTAAGATACTTGTGATTAACGCCCTACAAATCAAACCTCACATCTCGCATTTCACCCTAGCAGAAGCATTGGAATTCATAAAACATGTTGCTCCAGAAAAAGCTTACCTGACCCATATCAGCCATCAAATGGGCACCCATAGAGAGGTAAGCCTATCGCTGCCACCCAATGTTGAAATTGCTTTTGACGGCATGAAACTGCACCTATAA
- a CDS encoding NFACT RNA binding domain-containing protein has product MHLNYHFFKFLCPALQSEISGGTVVACFSQNKEELIIEIKRRDGRPFYIRALLLPSNPCLSFPKDFKRSKKNNVDLFPEAIGKKITELRLLSFERAFYFILDEDQALLFKMHGSRSNILYFSEKENLPSNIFRKELKEDQTIKIQGLEKDLTLTWERFKELEGNASQFLPTLGKLPRAWLKEAGYLEAGLEERFSLMTELLAMMEVPFFSIFKKNDNYLLSLLPYQSAIASTSDPLEACNLYFQKAVVRKNFESVKNQLLRNLNERRKKTLNYIHKTRDKLESMEKEPPPSQTADVIMANLHQIPSGADKVDLFDFYTNSTREIILKRGLSPQKFAEQLYKKSKNKKIEFDQLRKNLAQKEMDLDEIAKEEETINYSEDFRSIKTLLKKENKFSTAKPQVQLPYKRFEVEGFEVWVGKSAKANDELLRRYTWKEDIWLHAKDVSGSHVIIKTQSGMTPTKQVLERAAALAAHYSKNKTASLAPVIYTPCKYVRKVKGSLPGAVMVDREKVILIKPEGPEEM; this is encoded by the coding sequence ATGCACTTAAATTATCACTTCTTTAAGTTTTTATGCCCTGCGCTTCAAAGTGAAATTTCGGGAGGAACAGTTGTCGCTTGCTTTTCCCAAAACAAAGAAGAATTAATCATTGAAATAAAAAGAAGGGATGGCCGGCCATTTTACATTAGAGCTTTACTATTGCCTTCGAATCCATGCCTAAGTTTTCCGAAAGATTTTAAAAGAAGCAAAAAAAACAATGTAGATCTTTTTCCTGAAGCCATCGGTAAAAAGATAACTGAACTACGCTTACTCAGCTTCGAGCGGGCATTTTATTTTATTTTGGATGAAGACCAAGCCTTACTGTTTAAGATGCATGGAAGCCGATCAAATATTCTCTATTTCTCCGAAAAAGAAAATCTCCCATCCAATATTTTCAGGAAAGAACTAAAAGAAGACCAAACGATAAAAATTCAAGGCTTAGAAAAAGACCTGACACTCACATGGGAAAGATTCAAGGAGTTAGAAGGCAATGCTTCCCAATTTTTGCCCACTTTAGGTAAACTCCCAAGAGCTTGGCTAAAAGAGGCAGGTTACCTGGAAGCCGGCCTGGAAGAGCGATTTTCATTGATGACCGAGCTCTTAGCAATGATGGAAGTACCATTTTTCTCAATTTTTAAGAAAAATGACAATTACTTGCTTAGTCTATTACCCTATCAATCAGCAATTGCAAGCACTTCTGATCCCCTTGAAGCTTGCAATCTTTATTTTCAGAAGGCCGTTGTAAGAAAAAACTTTGAATCGGTAAAAAATCAATTGCTCCGAAACCTCAATGAGCGGAGAAAAAAAACGTTAAATTACATCCATAAAACCAGAGATAAACTCGAAAGCATGGAGAAGGAACCACCTCCAAGCCAAACAGCAGATGTTATCATGGCCAATCTCCATCAAATTCCTAGCGGGGCTGACAAAGTAGATCTTTTTGATTTTTATACTAATTCAACCCGGGAAATAATTTTAAAAAGAGGGCTTAGCCCTCAAAAGTTTGCGGAACAACTATATAAAAAGAGCAAGAATAAGAAAATTGAGTTTGACCAATTGAGAAAAAACCTGGCCCAGAAGGAAATGGATCTGGATGAAATTGCTAAGGAAGAAGAGACGATTAACTATTCGGAGGATTTTAGATCCATAAAGACATTGCTCAAAAAAGAAAATAAATTTTCTACTGCTAAGCCTCAGGTTCAATTGCCCTATAAGCGGTTTGAAGTTGAGGGATTTGAGGTCTGGGTTGGTAAATCAGCCAAGGCCAATGATGAGTTATTGAGAAGGTACACGTGGAAAGAAGATATTTGGCTACATGCCAAAGACGTTTCAGGCTCACATGTCATTATTAAAACCCAATCAGGAATGACCCCTACTAAACAAGTTTTGGAACGAGCAGCAGCTTTAGCAGCCCATTATTCAAAGAATAAAACAGCATCTTTAGCTCCGGTCATTTATACTCCATGTAAATACGTGAGGAAAGTCAAAGGCTCACTTCCGGGGGCTGTGATGGTGGATCGCGAAAAAGTCATATTAATTAAACCTGAGGGGCCTGAGGAAATGTAA
- the pyk gene encoding pyruvate kinase, whose translation MRVPIFNKTKILATIGPASNNKETITELVMAGADIFRLNFSHGDHSIHAAVIKTIREMNDSLNLSTGILQDLQGPKIRVGEVENNEVLIKPGDPITITNDPVVGTASLVSTVYQNLPNDVVKGDRILIDDGNLELVVLKTDGKNVDCTVVHGGILKSRKGINLPNTKISAPSLTEKDLVDLEFGLENEVDWIALSFVRSADDILDLRERIKKAGKSCKIVAKIEKPEALENIDEIINATDAIMVARGDLGVEVPMEIVPLWQKKMVEKCKLACKPVIIATQMMESMIVNPRPTRAETNDVASAVLDGADAVMLSAETASGKFPIAAVKAMSSIIDHIEVNGEVYHNLYKIPEDTESFLSNNLLLMASRLSRNVKAKAIVGITTSGFTALRISSHRPSADIFIFTRNKKLLTQLSLVWGVRAFYYDSQVSTDGTFHDIQERLKSEKHVSAGDIVINTASMPLKAKGKTNMLKIHVVD comes from the coding sequence ATGAGAGTACCTATTTTTAATAAAACCAAAATATTAGCTACTATTGGTCCTGCCAGTAATAATAAGGAAACCATTACGGAGCTTGTGATGGCCGGGGCTGATATTTTCAGGTTAAACTTCTCCCATGGCGATCATAGCATTCATGCGGCAGTCATTAAAACCATCCGTGAAATGAATGACAGCCTGAACCTTAGTACAGGGATATTGCAGGATCTCCAGGGACCAAAAATTAGAGTGGGTGAGGTGGAAAATAATGAGGTGCTGATTAAGCCCGGAGATCCCATTACCATTACAAACGACCCTGTGGTGGGGACAGCCAGTTTGGTGAGCACAGTTTACCAAAATTTGCCCAATGATGTGGTCAAAGGTGACCGTATCCTTATCGATGATGGAAATTTGGAATTGGTAGTGCTTAAAACAGATGGAAAAAATGTGGATTGTACCGTAGTACATGGTGGCATTTTGAAATCCAGAAAGGGTATCAACCTTCCCAATACAAAAATTAGCGCACCATCTCTTACAGAAAAAGACTTGGTTGACCTTGAGTTTGGCTTGGAAAATGAAGTAGATTGGATTGCCCTTTCTTTTGTAAGAAGTGCCGATGATATTCTGGACCTTAGGGAAAGAATTAAAAAAGCCGGTAAATCTTGTAAAATTGTTGCCAAAATAGAAAAGCCTGAAGCACTGGAGAACATTGATGAAATCATCAATGCTACAGATGCAATTATGGTGGCTAGGGGAGACCTTGGCGTAGAAGTGCCTATGGAAATTGTTCCACTATGGCAGAAAAAAATGGTAGAGAAATGTAAGCTCGCCTGTAAGCCTGTAATTATTGCTACCCAAATGATGGAAAGCATGATCGTAAACCCAAGGCCGACAAGAGCAGAAACCAATGATGTAGCATCAGCTGTTTTGGATGGGGCTGATGCAGTGATGCTTTCTGCAGAAACAGCTTCAGGAAAATTTCCTATTGCAGCGGTAAAGGCAATGAGCAGTATTATCGATCATATTGAGGTCAATGGAGAAGTGTACCACAACCTCTACAAAATCCCTGAAGATACTGAAAGCTTCCTAAGCAATAATTTATTGCTAATGGCTAGTAGGTTGTCTAGAAATGTAAAAGCCAAGGCAATTGTCGGAATTACAACCTCCGGATTTACAGCATTGCGTATTTCGTCACACCGTCCTTCAGCCGATATCTTTATCTTTACTCGGAACAAGAAATTGTTAACGCAATTAAGTTTGGTCTGGGGGGTAAGGGCTTTTTATTACGATAGCCAAGTGTCCACAGATGGTACTTTCCATGATATTCAAGAAAGATTAAAATCTGAAAAACATGTGTCAGCAGGCGATATTGTTATCAATACTGCCAGCATGCCACTAAAAGCAAAAGGTAAAACCAATATGTTGAAGATTCATGTGGTGGATTAA